ACTAATCAGAATGTTTTCGGCAATGGTTACTTCCATTTTGCATGAAATAAAAGGGGCAGAGAGCCGCCCAGGATTCCCCCCGCCAGCACACCGGCGGGAACGGAGAAAAACAGAAACCCCCAGCCAGCCTGTACGAAATCGCCTCCCATGAGGGGGCAAAGAAAATATAGACCATAGAACCCCACGACGGCACCCAGAATCATGCCAATCCCTGCAGAGGCGATGGCCAAAACCCATTTCATGGCTGTTGTGATTTCGTCGTCAATTCCATCCTGGATTTCGTTTGCTGCTGACATGCGGGAACCTCGGGTTTCAGTCTGGTAAAACAGGGAAGTCTCGTTTTCTCGTACAACTGTAAGGCGTGGAAGCGAATCAGATATCACGCATTGAATGAAAAAAATATCTGATTGAACAGAAAATGGTGTCAGTAAAAGCGTCGGCGGCCCCTTGATGCTGGTGCATGGTCCCTCTTGAAAATGACGATGGAGTGCAAAAAATGACAGGTCATTCAGGCCCGCCTGCTTTTCTTCCGGGCGAAGTACCCTATAATAACGGCCATGAACTTCTTCGATATCGCCGGCATCCTCGTGGCCCTCGCAGCGGCCTTCGCATTCATCAACCACAAACTGCTCAAGCTGCCGACGACGGTAGGCCTGATGCTGCTGGCAATGCTGCATGCAATCATCCTGCTGCTGATTGATCGGTTCGTACCCGGGGCGACCGTGCTCACCGCGGCCGAGACGCTCATCGGCTCGATCGATTTCGATCAGACGCTGATGCAGGGCATGCTCGGCTATCTGCTCTTTGCCGGGGCGTTGCATGTCAACCTCAACGACCTCAAGGAACAAACCGCGGCCATCGCCCTGCTCGCGACCATCGGCGTCCTCGCGACAACATTCATCGTCGGCGGGCTCACCTACGTCATCACCGGCTGGCTCGGCATCGAGGTCCGCTTCATCTACTGCCTGCTCTTCGGCTCGATCGTCGCCCCCACCGACCCGATCGCAGTCCTGGGGATCTTCAAGAGCCTCGGCGCACCCAAGTCGCTGGAAACCAAGATCGCGGGTGAGTCACTGTTTAACGATGGCGTCGGCGTGGTGGTGTTTATTGCGCTCCTGGGCATCGCGGGGCTGGGTGGGCATGGCGAGTCGCCTGAAGACTTAACTAAGCCGGATGCGTCCCATCGTGTCGTTCAGCAGAGCGAACAAGAACATCCGCACGATGTTCAAGCAGGCAGCGAGGTGACGGAGACGAACGCAAGCGACGTCGCGAAGCTCTTCGCCCTCGAAGCTGGCGGCGGGATTGCGCTGGGCTTTGTGCTGGGGCTGCTCGCGTTCTTTATGTTACGATCCATTGATCACTACGCGACGGAGATTTTGATTTCGCTGGCGATGGTGACGGGCGGGTATGCACTGGCGATGAAGCTGCATCTGTCGGGGCCGTTGGCGATGGTGGTCGCGGGGCTGATCCTGGGGAACCATGGCCGAACGCTGGCGATGTCCGACAAAACGCGCCAGCACCTGGACACGTTCTGGGAGTTGGTGGACGAGCTTCTGAATGCGGTGCTGTTTGTGCTGATCGGGCTGGAGGTCCTGGTGCTGTCGTTCCAGGAGAAATATCTGCTGGCCGGGGCGCTGGCAATCCCCGCGGTGCTACTGGCGCGGTTCCTGTCCGTGGGCACGGTGATCACCGCCCTGAAGAAGGCGACCGGCCGGGAATTCACGCCACACGCGATTAAGGTCATGACCTGGGGCGGCCTGCGCGGCGGGATCAGTGTTGCACTCGCGCTCTCGCTCAAGGAAGAAATTCACGCCCGGCAATCACAGTACGACAACATCGGCGAACTCATCCTGACCATGACCTACGTCGTCGTCGCCTTCTCAATCCTCGTCGGCGGACTGACCATTGGGCCGATGCTGAGCCGGATGGGGCTTACAGGGCAGAGCAAAACAGACGCCCACTAACTACTGATCGCGAGAAAATAAAGAGGGCAGCGACTGATTGCACATGGATATCGGAAATCACTTCCTCCGAAATATGCAAAGCTTCAACCTTCGGTAAGTCGGCTGCAGTGAGCGACACGCCGAGTTCTCCCAGTCTGGCTGAAAATTCTTCTGGCGTCATTTTATTAACCTGATTTCATTAACTGAGGTCGCAAAAGGGCAGGATTCTTTCGGACGGTCCTTACCAATGTACGTACAACCGGGGTTAACACCCTGAGGTTAATTTTGGATCTTTCTAGCGATCCTTAACTTTTGGTGGGGCATTTCTGGTGCAGGATGTTTATCTCTCTGGTTGTGTTGCTTTGTGGTAAAACTGGTTTGCTGCGTGGTCGTTTTTTACCGGCGGCTGGTGCTGACCCGCTCACCTTTTTTGGTCGCGCTGGTTCCATTTGATCGGTTGTGATTAATTGAATGTCGTGAGGCGGGCGGACACATGGGTACCGCCCCTACAGGAGAGAGCATCATGATTGTGAAACGGATTGTCTTGAACGGCGTGGGGTGGTCAAGGGGGATCTGGAAAAACTTGTGTGGTGGGAGTGAGCAGACATGTGTTGTGTCAGTGTCGAGGTGTGTTGTATGTGTGGTTTTATGCGTCGGCGTGTGTCGACCCGCATAACTTTTCCGCGGTT
This window of the Gimesia fumaroli genome carries:
- a CDS encoding cation:proton antiporter: MNFFDIAGILVALAAAFAFINHKLLKLPTTVGLMLLAMLHAIILLLIDRFVPGATVLTAAETLIGSIDFDQTLMQGMLGYLLFAGALHVNLNDLKEQTAAIALLATIGVLATTFIVGGLTYVITGWLGIEVRFIYCLLFGSIVAPTDPIAVLGIFKSLGAPKSLETKIAGESLFNDGVGVVVFIALLGIAGLGGHGESPEDLTKPDASHRVVQQSEQEHPHDVQAGSEVTETNASDVAKLFALEAGGGIALGFVLGLLAFFMLRSIDHYATEILISLAMVTGGYALAMKLHLSGPLAMVVAGLILGNHGRTLAMSDKTRQHLDTFWELVDELLNAVLFVLIGLEVLVLSFQEKYLLAGALAIPAVLLARFLSVGTVITALKKATGREFTPHAIKVMTWGGLRGGISVALALSLKEEIHARQSQYDNIGELILTMTYVVVAFSILVGGLTIGPMLSRMGLTGQSKTDAH